Below is a window of Myxococcales bacterium DNA.
GGTATTGAACGATGGTCGCGTCCTGGTTGCCGCCGCGTATGCACTGCCTGGGCAGTGGGCGAATTCCCGCTCAGCCGAGATCTTCGATCCTGCGAGCGAGACGTGGGCCGCGACGGCACAGCTGAACATTGGGCGCATCAGGCCTGGTTCAGTCACGCTGGACGACGGGCGCGCGCTCGTCGTCGGAGGCGCTTGCGCAACGGACGCTTGGGCCTGCAACGAGATCACCAGCGCGCCCGCCGAGAGCTACGACTCGAACAGCGGGACCTGGCAGCTCGTTCCCAACACACCGCCCATGCTCAGCGGTCCCGCTGTTACGCGGCTGCCGGACGGCACTGTGTTGGTCGCCGGCGGCTGCTCGTACTACCAGTCCTGGAGTGAGTGTGGGTATGGCGGGAACAAGACCTCGTTCTTGTTCACTCCTTCCTCGGGAACCTGGGAGAAGCTCGCAGACCTTCCGCCTGAGGGAACGCCGGCGCAGCCAGGCCACGGTTTTCACACCGCGACGCTCTTGACGGATGGTCGCGTTTTGGTCGTCGGGGGAGCCACGGAGCTCGGAGCATCGAGGGCGGTCAGCATCTACGAACCGAGCACCAAGTCATGGTCCGTGGGGCCGCAGCTCCAGCAAGCGCGAGGAGACCACGCCGCAACGATTCTTCAGGACGGCAGAGTCCTGGTAGCTGGCGGGCTCACTGGACCATTCGAAGCGTTGGCCAGTGCCGAGATCTTCGACCCCAAAGCGAACGCTTGGCAGCTCTTTCCGGTCGCCGGTCGGACGATGTTCGGAATGGCGCTTCGCGACGACGGCAGCGTGATCTTCGCGGGGGGCGGAATCGAGGGCTCGACGACCCCGTCCGCCGAGCTGTTCTGGCCGCCAACTCAGACGAGCACACCGTTGAACATGCCAGGTACGCCCCCGCGTTTCCATCACACCGTGTTGCGTTTGGCCGACGGGCGCGTCCTCGTCACGGGCGGAAGCAACGAGCCGAACTTTGCGGGGCCCTTCAGTGGCGTGACTCTGATCCTCGACGCCTCACCGTTCCAGCCCGGAGCAGACGGCGGTGCGGGAGCGGGCGGCGCCGCGGGTGGAGCTGGGGCAGCCGGAGCATCTGGACTCCAGTGTGGCGCTGGGACGAGGCGCGAGGGCGATCGGTGCGTCGCCAACGACGAGTCAGGATGTGGGTGCCGCATCCGACGGCCACATCGAGACGCGGTTCAACTGTGGTCCCTGCTGGCAGCCGTGCTTCTAGCAGCGCGTCGCGGGTTCACGAGCAAGCGGAGGCAATGTTGATGACTAAGGTAGTGTACTACATCGGCGTCCTGGTCGGCATCTCGAGCGCCGGCTGCGAGAACGGCTCGGAACCGTCATCGCCCAAGGCCCCTCCCGACGCCATTCCGAACAGCACAGAAGTTGCGGCTGCCGAGATCGACGTGGGTGTCCGCCTCGGGGTTCTGCGAAGCAAGGTCAAGGTAGACGCGTTCAGCATTTCGGTGCTGCCGACCACCGTGGCGCAGTATCACGCCTGCGTAGCAGCCCGCGCCTGTAGTGCGCCCGCGTCATTGGCGCCCCAGTGTCAACTCGGGGATCGGGGACTCGACGGCGCGACCTACGCCGCCGCCTCCGGAACGGCGGAGTTGGCGAGCAAGACGGCTCTGACTTGCGCGACGCACGCCCAGGCTGCGCAGTTCTGCCGATGGGTCGGCGCTCGTTTGCCACGAGCACACGAATGGCTGCTCGCCGCGCGAGGTCCCAAAGTGTCCCGCTTCGCCTGGGGCGAGTCGCCGCCAACTTGTGAGCGTCACTGGCGCACTTCGTTCCTGGGCGGGGAGGCGGGCGCGTGCTGCAAGGGTGCGTGCGCGGATCTGACCGTCGCGTCGCTCGGACAACATCCGCTCGCGAGCTCTCCTTTTGGGCTCGACGACGTGCTCGCATCGCCAGCGGAGTTGATTATCCCGGCTCCCAAACAGGTTGTTCTGGGCTGCTCGCCGGGCAGCGAGGCGTGCGTCGTCTCCGGTT
It encodes the following:
- a CDS encoding SUMF1/EgtB/PvdO family nonheme iron enzyme translates to MTKVVYYIGVLVGISSAGCENGSEPSSPKAPPDAIPNSTEVAAAEIDVGVRLGVLRSKVKVDAFSISVLPTTVAQYHACVAARACSAPASLAPQCQLGDRGLDGATYAAASGTAELASKTALTCATHAQAAQFCRWVGARLPRAHEWLLAARGPKVSRFAWGESPPTCERHWRTSFLGGEAGACCKGACADLTVASLGQHPLASSPFGLDDVLASPAELIIPAPKQVVLGCSPGSEACVVSGLVPGAIDFVHSDPDAVASFRCVWEQ